The Punica granatum isolate Tunisia-2019 chromosome 4, ASM765513v2, whole genome shotgun sequence sequence aatataaaaaaaataaacttaaaagaaaaaaaaatgcagatAGAAATTGGGTCATACATCAAAAAAGCTGAAATAGTGCTGATTTTGCATCCCCACATTGGCACCATCTATAACTGCATCAAATGGACCATGCTGCCGAAGCCATTCCTGTATAAATTTATTGGCTACATTAGTTACAACACAGAAAACCATCTacgaagaaaatattttacttatattaTTAGAGGTACttcttaaatattaattagcgCATTATGATATGATCCCTATTCATTGTTGCTCGGTTAATCATCATTAGCTAAATAGGATTTACTCAGGTTATAATTCCAAGCATAATCTTACAGATAGAGAAAGAGCAACTATCAAGCAAAAGGTAGAGATTCAAATAATGATTTCAGAGTCAGCTCATATGAACTCATAAAAGATAAGGACAAAAGATTTTGCATCAAAGTACTTGTCTTTGTGGGCCTGGGtctcatattttatttgggGATAGAAGGATAAAATGCTAAATTTCCTTGTAGCAAATATAACCTTCTTAAAGGATACACTGCCATTTTTTAAACTAATTCCAAACCATTTGATAACTTTTCAACTATATATAGCACATTACACTAAAAACAAGTTCTAGACAGAACCATCCAATTTCACATTAAATTTGAATCGCAAATTAAATACAAGCGCGTTGGCAAAATACCAAaagttacaatttcaaaagaaacTTATCAAATAATGACGGTAGGCAAAAAGATATCCGCATTAAATTGTTTTTCCTATAAAAGAGATATTATGATGGTATATTGTTAAGCCTGAattcaaagaaattaattcttttagCATAGTCAGCCAATATGCTTTAAATCACGGATCCTAGGTTAAGCATTGACAACTACATCCTCACTATGTCGTTTGTCAAGACATATACGTGTGTATGTTTATTACTATATTTTGGTATCTTCAAATATGCAACATGAAAGATCTAACACAAGACAAGTCTTACAACTTGCCGGGTTTAAAGGAGTAATGCAAAAGAGGTCCTAACTACCAGATTAGCTATGGATAGGTTAAGGAGAACAATAGGACCGCACCTCGAACTTGAGAAAATTGACTTTACTCTCTTTTTGACAAGCCAATTTGGGAAGTGAGCCAGCAAAGTGTGCAGTTTCTGCTGGATCAATATCGATGCAAACAAGTTTCTCATCACAAGATTGACACACCCCTTTCATGTCCATATTAGTCCTGGTGACCCTCCATCTACCATTTCCAAGCCATCCTTGCCCAtgccatcctcctcctccattgACAATTCCCTCCTTTATCTTTGCAGCATCCCAAGTCTCTTTGCCAACATCTGTAGCATAATCGGACCTAAACCATTTTTCAACAACTTTAGCAGTTGACTCGGAGACCTGTCTCACAGAGGAACGTAATCGGTGCAACATCTCATAGACCTTCTCTCCTATCTTCCTCTCAATAGCCACTTCTAAGAGTGCGGCAAGCTCCGATTCTTCTGCAACCACTCCACATTCAATCATATGTGCATCAACATCAAATGCTTTGCTAGCTTCCCCCTTCTCGCAGAAACCAAAGAGAGCAGGACCATAAGACCTTAATCGTGGTGGAATACCAgaacttttcatctgtttcacCAAATCAAAAGCCATTTCTGGATCCTCCATTGCTGCTGCTAATCTTGCAGCATTGGTAAAAGTTGCTTCATTTGGTGCAACTTTGTCAATGTTCATTTGCTGGTATATTTCAATGCCCCTAGTCATGCCCAAATTCTTGACATTCACGTCATCTTCACCATCCTCTGATTCAGCTAACGAGCCAACAGCAGCAAAAGAGCATAAATAAAGCAACACGTTATAATGGTGATAAGAAAGCTGAACCCCGTTTCTCCTAGCTTCATCATAAAGTTGAAGGGCCTCGATGAGTTTTCTATGCCTTGAGCACATATCCAATTTGTGCTTAAGAATGTTCTCAGGCAATTCCATGCGGGCTTTCTTCATTGCTTTCTTATACAGTCTTTCACTAGAGGTCTTGGAAATAGATGTAGATTGAGAAGTTGCTAAGGTGGTAAGGTGGGTCATTGTCTGCATGGAACTGGGACTGGACCTGATGCAATTACCATCGCCGGAAAATATCAAAGAAGGGGAGCAGCAACGGAATTTGCAATGCCGACCTAACCGCAATGGGGTTTTGGCCTTACTGATGACTGATAAGAGAGGGAAGGTTTTAACTAGTAGCATCTCTCTCAAATGGGAATTCTATCGAAAGGCACCTcgtctttttttccttcttggAAGAAGGAAGGGCTTTACCAAATGGCAGCtgattagaaaaagaaaagagaaaagaaggtGACTTCTGGAGAGATGCTTGAGAAACAACCTACAACAGGAGCTGATACATGCACGTAAAACAGATTTCATTACTTTTCCCTTGTGGAGTCCGGAAtaatgcaccttttattttaatggCCATTTGAAAAGGCAACAAGATTACGGTACAGCTTCAAACATAGTTCTCCAAACAATTCCAAGAACAGGGAAGAGACCTGTGCAGAAAAATCAGTCAGCAAGACAGCAGTCataatacaaataatatatttctcATTTCATGTTTTAGCcagagggaaaaaaagggaaatggTCAGCTTGGTAGCAAAATAAGGATCACGAATACATACATTTTAGTTTTTACCATATACCTataatatttgtatatatatatatatatatatatatatatatcatttattgACCGCTGCTCTAAATTGCAATCAGCAAGGACAGAATGATAAATGGAGCAGCAGGTAGCAAAGAGACATGGCTCAGAACTTTTATCAAACACCTGTCATACGTCTCGCTGGCGGGGCTGCTCTATATGTATAAACTAAAACTACCCCCATTTATACACCGACAGTCAAAGAGAATGCGAGTAATCTCAACTTAATTTGAACCCAGAATTGAAATGACTGTAAAATTTAATACTCAAGAAAGGAGACAGAAAGTAAGGAATAAAAGCAAGAATTGAAGACCCAGGAGAAATACGACTTTCATTGAATCGGTAATCGCCGGAGTGAAGCCCAAATAagggaggaagaaaaagataatgcTTTAATACATACAAGGCAGTAAAAATCGAACCTTGCAAGCAAGAGATAGGCGTTGGAGGTTGGCGGGGAGAAAAGCGGCGTCGCCAGAAAGATGAGCTGAGCGTGAGAGAAGAACAGCGTCGAAGGCTTGGCTGGAATGGCAAGCAGGAGGAGCAGCGTCGACCGGAATGAGGCCCGAAAGTTCAAGGCGGTTCAAAACTTCTCTATCGAGAAACGGATAATTCATAAAAGGGCCCAATATTTTCAACAAATTGAAAACCTACCCAATTTTTCAGTCACATTGCAAAAGAGACTTTGATGTAAAGGCTTTGCTAATTTGGGATTGTCAGGGGCCTTCTCTCTCCATTTGCCTAGAGAAGAGTAAGGATGCTAAAGTGAGTTCTTATATGGACTGGGCTCCTACATTGGCCTAGGCCCAACAGTAGGATTCAGCGTCCTTTTGGATCAATGGTTCGTTATTTATTGATATTTCTAACGTCGTTAAGCTATCAATGGTTCTTTGTTTATTGATATTTCTAACGTTGTTAAGCCACATAGAATACCACACAAGACTTCCATCAATCACATTTAATGCCAGACCATTTTGATGGACATAGTAGAACTTAATGCATCATATTGATGACAAATTTTCTTGATGTACCAAAGTTAtggcaaaataaaatttcatgtaCTAAATTGATAATTCTCTCTAACTTTTAATGAAATGGCCAATCACTGCCATGAGATATTTACTTCATTGAAATTTTATAAGATTATCTATAATTCTAAACATTTATTCTAaacatttattaaataaagttttaattgataataattaaatgtaattcttaattttcttaaaatatttaatatttatttattaataagtGATCATAATCTctctttaatatttctttgaatatttttttaattattacttGTAATAATAATCCTTTtgagtatttttattattacttaCAGTACatattgtttaatttttatataacatattaaCTAATAAACAAGTAAGAcatttactattatatatatatatatatgtatgtgtatatatatatggggcaatatgaaatatatatttattaggtCAGCTCAGTGAtcaattttgttcaaatttgctCGAAAAGTTTTGTTGTACATAAGGGATTAGGAACGGGGCATGGTGGGTGAAACTTGATCCATGCTCGACAGCGGTTGTGGTCTACATAGGTCAAATTCACGCTGAGACTAGCCATGGGGCCATAAAGGAGGGTTGGATACACATTTTGAGATACCTACCTCACTCGACCCATTGCCATTTATGAGGGTGTTAGCTGGGTTATATAGAAAGCCCCTGTCACAATATTCAAAAAATGATCTATAGAGCGCCCATGCATCATGCCAAAAGAAAATCCTTTCACCTATTCCCACCACATACTTAATAAAAAGGTCTGATGAGTAGCCTTGCCTGCAATATATTCCTCCAACTCCATGAGCAATCCGCATGAATCTTCAAGGCCCAGAAATTCCTTTgcttaattttaaaacttttaaccGAAGCAACCCATATTGATCCCGAGTTGAGAAGTATAGTCCAGATATTCTGCATGACACAAACTTTATTCCATGTGCAGACATCTTGTATCCCCATCCCCCTTCACATTTAGGAAGACAAACCTCCTCCCACTGTACCTTGTAACCTCCTCTTTGTGACTGATATGAACCCCTTCATAAAAATGTTCAGTATTTTTTACGCACTAGCTCTATTATCCTTTTAGGAAGAACAAAACTATAACACTAGTATTCCACCATActgcaaattacaaaattaataacTTGGACTCTCCCTGCATAAGATAGATGTTTAATTACCCAACCATTAATTCTCTGTAAAATTTTACTAATAAAAACAATACACTCTTTATGGGGGAGCTTACAAGAGGTAACCCAAGTATCTGACAGGCAACACCCCATTCCTAAAACCAGACAACAATAACATATAACCTTAAGAAGCAATAGAGGCACCACCACAAAATAGCTCAGATTTCTCAGGattcaatctcaaactcgaaaCATTATAAAATTGGTGAAGCACATCCAAGATAGCCACAAGAGAGGATTCAGTACCAttggaaaaaataaacaagTCATTCGCAAAACACACGTGAGTTAGTGAATGGACTTACACCTCGGGTGAAAACCTATGACCTGAAGTGGCAGCTTCGTTTAACATCTGGTTGAGAACTTCCACGACTATCACAAAAAGATAAGGAGATAGTATATTCCCTTGCCTTGCTCCTCTTTTCCAACTAAAATACCCTATATTAGATCCATGACTGCAacccagaaaaaaaataagaatgcACATCTAAATCTGCTCAATAAATGTGCTAGGAAATCTCACAGCCTCTAGAGTATTCAATAAGAAATTCTAGCCAAGAGAATCAAAAGCTTTCATCAAATCAACTTTTATAGCACATCTAAGAGAAATGGAGGCCTTGTTATAATTCCTCAAAAGTTCATGTGCCAACAAAATATTGTCCACAATCCTCCTGCCCTTTTACGAATGCAGATTGATTTGGACTGATCACCAGTGGAAGCATCTTTTTCAGCCTATTAGCAATAACCTTGTTGATACACTTGCAAAAGGTATTTCAATAAGAGATGGGTTTGAAGTCCTTCATCTTATCTGTAAACACCAAGATGATAATGGTTGAATTGACCAATCGAAAATAATGCGATtctcgccaagaatgacgagacccgacaactaaaagAACCCAaaatcgttccacgatcagatttgattgacaaacTTTCGACTCGTTGTTTAcgacataaacaagaaccttagTATAACTGAACTTAACCCGTTATTTATTGCGAAACAATAACCTCggtataggaagacgccacaaacggtagtggaaagccgtttgataagtcgatgatgaacgctaCGGAAATTTctgataagttcgaattaattcttcaagaaccaaagagaatactctcacaattttctgaatgttcatttttcttaaaaattgacaagatAAGTATATATAGACCAAAACTAATTCCTAATCTGGTCTCATCGTaaagtaaagaaaataaaatctaaagtatctatagatatataacttaatctataaatatatgaaatctaaatatttcTAGAATATCTTTATCAGATTTAAACTtaaaacaaatctgatgatatcatTTCTTGATCTTCaacaaatattctagaaaccTCTAGAAAATGACATTATCATGGGCTAATCCAGACTAGGCTAGAATCTTCtagaacttgaatcatgttgatgcaTCTTTGTTGATCAAGTGGTTCATGttcaatgggcctccacgaatttgcttgagcccaaacctcttgaatcaggtcgttgagttcatctttaaacttctttgctcgtgctcgcgtaaccGATCCAATTTGAACTTGAATTGGATCCCTtaaagtcgtgctacgatttgcataaTTCCCCTCTTCTTGAAAAtgatttgccctcaaatcatcacctacatcaaaaggaagcaaatcagcaacattagAAGTAgtacttacattgtactcaccaagTAAATCTAGTTTGTAAGCGTTGTCATTGATGCATTCTaggacttgaaaaggaccATCCCCTATTGGAAGCAATTTGGAATATCTTTGCGCtgaaaatctctctttcctcatatacaaccaaacccaatcttcggattcaaaaatcagcttatgacacCCCTTGTTAGCGTGTTTTGCATACTGCTTCGTCCTTCGCTCTATGTTGAGTCTtgctttctcatgaatctgcttgacaaattcagctttctttttgtcatCTAAATTAACACGCTTAGTCAAAGGTAaatgagataaatccaatggagttaaaggattaaatccataaacaatttcaaatggtgaaaatttagtagtaGAATGAATtgatctgttataagcaaactcaacatgtagTAAatactcttcccatgttttgatgttctttttaATGACTGCCCTCAATAAAGTAAACAAAGTCGTATTTACTACTTcagtttgaccatcagtttgtgggtgacaagtagtagaaaataatagtttagtacctaacttacaccacaaagtcttccaaaaataacTCAAGAACTTAGGTTGTGTTTGGCAACTGAGTTGAGTTTAGCTCAACTCAATTTATTTGCATATAAAGACAAATCAAGCATGCTTTTTGTTCGATGGTGGGCCCACAAGGGAAAATGGAGAAAGCCACAACAAGCATAAACAATGGCGCTTGTCAAggcttttttttaaaaaaaaaattcctctgttttcccttttccttttctataaGCAGTAGAAGATATGCATACATAACAATATATGTATTAAATAACGTGGTGATCAACCAAAAATTCGACAAAATGCAGTGATGAACATAAAAAATCGCTActaatttcaaattcaaagATCTCAATATATGTCATGAAACTCTTCTCTCCGTGTGCCATAACCGATTAGCGATATGGTCGCGCACAACATTCATTTCGTCAATACTCATATTCACTTGAGTTCTAAATCCTGGTTGTGCCAGTGGACTTCGAAATTTATCGTATTCCGCCCATGATGTATCGACTACACAGCTGCACACTAATAGTAATCGACACAAGAAGATAAGCATATCACTCAACCAAActgaaagaagaaagaagctTAGCTCGCAGACATATTGAAACAACAACACAGCAGCTTCAAATTCGCATTACACGgaacaagaaaagaagcttCACACTGACATTCAGCGAAACAAGAACAGAAGATTGCCTCTTAGTGACCAAAGAGGCAAGACAAGCAATAAAATTATGCAACAGACATAGAGTGATGGCGAGAGGAAAGCAAAAATTACCTCAAATGCAGATGGCGTTCCTAAGCAGAGGAGAGGCGGTTCTTAAAGCCTCGCGTGCAGGTGAACAGAGAAGTGGAAGAACCCTCGAAAAAGCCCAAAGGAGGGAATCTCTGTCCTTTTGTTGCAAACGTCGCAAATTCGGGGAGTCTCTCCTGACAAAGGGGGGCCTTTGCCATATTCTTGCAGGTCCTCTCTCCCGCTTCTTTTGCCCAATCAAGCAAGGGAAAATTGCAAGCTGAGAGGTTAGTTATCCGTAAAAATTGAGTTTTGCTTCTTAGTAGTTGCGAAATTCCGACATCAATTACCTTCTTCGTGCGGTTGATTTCGATGAAATGTGGATCGATTACATGGAACCCCAAACCACTGTCGCCAGCTTGAAGAACGGAGATTTCATGGAATTACGACCCACTAACGTTGATTAGGAGGTTGAAGTTGCCGATGTCAATGTCTACTAGGATGCggcgaaggaaaatggggtcGAAATTGGGGCAGATGCTGGAGCTTCAACACTGTCGAAGGCTATTCTTTTCTCGATTAGCAAGAATGAGGACCCCTACCTAGAAAGCCACCGACagttttttctttgaaaaaaaaagggcaagaCAAGTCAAAAAATTTTCAGTCTTTGGTGGGTCCCTCAATTTTACTGTTGCACCCCCCTTTTTGTCTGTTTGCgagttaagttaaaaaaaattttgttgcCAAACAAAgccttagcatctctatccgaaacaattgttttaggcatgccatgtaacctcacaatctccctaaagaacaaatcagcaacatgcgaaaTATCATtcgttttgtgacatggaataaagtgtgccatctgagaaaatctatccacaaccacaaaaattgaatctctcccatatttagtcctaggtaatcctaacacaaaatccattgaaatatcaatccaaggctcactaggaataggtaaaggagtatacaaaccatTAGGTTACACTCTGGATTTAACTTGCCTACATGTGAcacatctaccacaaattctctcaacatctcttttcatatatggccaatagaagtgttcttgcaaaatagctaaagtctttacaactccaaaatgtcccattaatcccccaccattagattcctgcactaataactccctcaaggaacaattaggcacgcataatttattctctcgaaacaggaacccatcatgcctaaagaacttaccacaaggggTTTCCTCACAAGcccgatattcctcacaaaatttatgatcatcagcatattaatttttaatgtgctcaaaaccaagcaattttgcatctagtgtagagagtaatgcatacctgcgagaaagtgtatcggcgaccacattctccttaccttgcatATATCGAATGACGTGtggaaacgtctcaatgaactctATCCCTCaagcatgtcttttgtttagcttGTGTTGacccttcaagtgtttcaaggactcatgatcggtgtgaatCACGAACTCtttaggccataggtagtgctgtcacgtctctaaagctcgaaccaatgcatacaactccttatcataagttgggtagtttaaggctgccccgcttagtttttcactgaagtaagcaattggtcgtccttcctgcataagaactgcacctataccaacacctgaagtatcacattcaatctcaaaggTTTTTGAAAAGTTAAGTAAAGTCAATAAATGTGCGTTGGTCAGCTTTTCTTTaattagctgaaacgccttctcttgttcttctccccatctaaatccaacgtttttcttgatcacttcagtaagtggtgcgGCTATtctactaaagtccttcacgaaccgccgataaaaactagcaagtccatgaaaactacaAACATTACctacacttgtgggactaggccactcttggattacacataccttctcttcatcaatctgtataccttgtgcactaacaacaaatcctaAATAtacaagcttatcggtgcaaaaagtatacttcttcatattagcaaataacttttcattctaagcacatctaaaatatatttcaaatgTACATTATGATCATATAAGTTTTTGCTataaacgagtatatcatcaaagtagacaacaatAAAtatacctataaatgcacgcaaaatatgatttataagtctcataaaagtgctcggagcattagtcaaaccaaaaggcataactaacaaTTCATACAaacaatattttgttttaaagacagttttccattcatctccttctttcattctaatccgATGATAatcactctttaaatcaattttagaaaaaatacaaGAACCATAcagctcatctaacatatcatctaagcgaggaataagatgacgatactttaccgttatgtagTTGATTGCTCAACAATCAACACACATTCTTTACGTCACATCCTTCTTAGATATAAGTATAATCAGAACGGCGCATGGGCTTATACTCTCCCTCACGTACCATTTctccaacaactcacttacctgccgttgaatctcatttgtctcatcaggattgctcctataggctagtcggtttggaattgttgcactgggaacaaaatcaatttgatgttcaatccctcggattggagaTAACCCAGGTGGTatttcctcgggaaagacatcctcatactcctgcaaaagagaaacaacaaaaCTAGGCAGAGCGAGATCAAGTTTGTTAGTGTTAAAAAAtacctctttgtacaaaagcacaatcatcggctgattcgaaaacattgcttgcttgatttcactcatttttgcatagaaatttttttgttttctctctgattttctctcaatggccgaacTTTGATTTCGTTTTCTCTCTTATTTTTCTCGGCTTATCTATGATttgcactctcttttttttgatcactctctttttgcaatctcacttgatcctcatatacttgctaCGGTGTCAATagtacaagagtgattgatcgttgattaagtatAAAGGAGTAGTTGTTTGTAGAGCCATCATGCTTCATACGTCTATCAAACTGCCATGGACGCTctagcaacaagtgtcctgcttgcattggtactacatcacacaacactttatcttcgtatttaccgattcgaaatgcaactaacacctgcttggtcacccttatctcaccacaatcatttaaccattgcagcttgtacGGCCTAGGGTGCTTCAACATGGAcagtcccaatttttccaccattgttgtgcttgcgacattagtacaactaccaccatcaataatcacactacatacattgtctttgatgtagcacacagtgtgaaagatgttctcccggTGCACTTGTTCAACTCattttgtttgcaagctcaatgctctccttgccatcAATGTCAATGCATCAGGGGCTAAATATTCCTCATTGGAAACGTCCTCTAATGGGGACATGTCATCGATGTTGGAATCATCATCGTCAGTCACACTTTCACCATTGTCTCGCATCACCATGACCCGCTTGTTTGAGCATTGACTTATTATGTGTCCCATGCCCtggcatttaaaacacttaatgtcacgaTTCTTGGAGGTAAAAGTGTCAgttttaccttgaggaacGTGGCTGGTTGCTTCTTGGTTTTGCTCGATTTTCGACTTTGACGTGGATTGCTTCCCATATTTCTTCCATTGATTCAGTTTCT is a genomic window containing:
- the LOC116205311 gene encoding proteinaceous RNase P 1, chloroplastic/mitochondrial-like isoform X2, encoding MQTMTHLTTLATSQSTSISKTSSERLYKKAMKKARMELPENILKHKLDMCSRHRKLIEALQLYDEARRNGVQLSYHHYNVLLYLCSFAAVGSLAESEDGEDDVNVKNLGMTRGIEIYQQMNIDKVAPNEATFTNAARLAAAMEDPEMAFDLVKQMKSSGIPPRLRSYGPALFGFCEKGEASKAFDVDAHMIECGVVAEESELAALLEVAIERKIGEKVYEMLHRLRSSVRQVSESTAKVVEKWFRSDYATDVGKETWDAAKIKEGIVNGGGGWHGQGWLGNGRWRVTRTNMDMKGVCQSCDEKLVCIDIDPAETAHFAGSLPKLACQKESKVNFLKFEEWLRQHGPFDAVIDGANVGMQNQHYFSFFDLNSTVNQLRQLSPSKKLPLVILHRSRVHGGPAEDPKNRRLLQRWKESGALYATPAGSNDDWYWLYAAVSCNCLLVTNDEMRDHLFQLLGTSFFPRWKEKHQVRTSFSRGVRLHMPPPYSIIIQESENGSWHVPTVTGDDIGNPRQWLCATRARNMSARSPSLEQIWRGQ
- the LOC116205311 gene encoding proteinaceous RNase P 1, chloroplastic/mitochondrial-like isoform X1, with the protein product MLLVKTFPLLSVISKAKTPLRLGRHCKFRCCSPSLIFSGDGNCIRSSPSSMQTMTHLTTLATSQSTSISKTSSERLYKKAMKKARMELPENILKHKLDMCSRHRKLIEALQLYDEARRNGVQLSYHHYNVLLYLCSFAAVGSLAESEDGEDDVNVKNLGMTRGIEIYQQMNIDKVAPNEATFTNAARLAAAMEDPEMAFDLVKQMKSSGIPPRLRSYGPALFGFCEKGEASKAFDVDAHMIECGVVAEESELAALLEVAIERKIGEKVYEMLHRLRSSVRQVSESTAKVVEKWFRSDYATDVGKETWDAAKIKEGIVNGGGGWHGQGWLGNGRWRVTRTNMDMKGVCQSCDEKLVCIDIDPAETAHFAGSLPKLACQKESKVNFLKFEEWLRQHGPFDAVIDGANVGMQNQHYFSFFDLNSTVNQLRQLSPSKKLPLVILHRSRVHGGPAEDPKNRRLLQRWKESGALYATPAGSNDDWYWLYAAVSCNCLLVTNDEMRDHLFQLLGTSFFPRWKEKHQVRTSFSRGVRLHMPPPYSIIIQESENGSWHVPTVTGDDIGNPRQWLCATRARNMSARSPSLEQIWRGQ